Genomic segment of Arachis hypogaea cultivar Tifrunner chromosome 16, arahy.Tifrunner.gnm2.J5K5, whole genome shotgun sequence:
CagttaaaataacagaaaaatcagtaaactgtaaatacacccacacttccctcaaaaatacacccaaaaaagttctgatctacacctgatcgtctgctataaattccagaaaattaatcaaaactaatacattacattcaatccacagatttatCTTCATGCATTAGTTTgacagtcaatgttcacgaattattcacctacacaatgctatacaaattactgcaacaaaattcatagtaatcctatgtaaatcaaacctcaggaacttcgttagattcaaatttatAATCCACTTCGCTTGGATTCAGCTGACAATTTGAgattgaatcatccattatcttcaaaacgagttcaaactttgatttcagaaaacaaaaaatcaaatagaAAATGAAGCTGGAGTTACAGAGAGAGAAACTAACGTAAATGACGAAGAAGAAACGAGTGAGAAAGGAGGGAAAAAGAACGATCGAAGAAACCAGGGAAAGCttcgcgagaagaagaacgagcaAATCTGTAAATAAGGAAAACGaaaaaggaaacaaatcttttaaatttggtagttatataTAGCGTGTATATACGACGTAGCCATTGGAGCgcgttttaggttttagggtgttaagtaacttgtaaagcatacaagtcgTTAgcgcttgtatgcagagcttttctgataaaattaaatgtacaaaATAATTCTTAGCTAATGattcttttcatttatttactttctttttcaTTTATAAATCTACTAGTAAATACTAAATTGTAATACTTTTTTACTATAAATTTGATGGTGAATCctttaatactataaaaaatttagatgtgtagtattattttatattatattatggtCAATTATATTTGTGTAGCATTGTTGTACTTTTTTTTGAAAGTAACTGAATTTTGAACTCCTTACCAAAAGTAATACAATCGTTGTACTAACTAACATGAGTTGCATAgtggttttaattaaaaaagaaaattagttttatttttaaaattattgaacaactaaatttagaatattttttaactatGTAATAAATTACATCAAATCATAaggattttttctaattttagtaATCGGCACTACATTAACTCCTAAATTCAAGCAACAAAATTCGGGTAATTTTTTGTTCAAGAAACCTTAAGAGAGAAAAATTAGGCACTTGATTATTTcaccaaaattctttttttttttttccataggaTTTCCCAGGCACCCTTCTCTCCTAGTTCCTAGAGCATTGTCATAGGAACAAAAAATTGTAACCACAAGAATATTAACATATGcataggaaaaagaaaaacacattATAGTGATAGTGGTATTAAAATTGCATAGACCcccttccaattttttttttttttaggtgatgGGAAGAAGCGTCCCTGCTGATAACATTTCATTGACAAAACCATTTGCatatttttccttttactttttaGGTTTGATTGCAACCATGGCTATAATCACAACTCTATGTAGTGTTAGATTTAGAAGAAAAAAAGCATCCAAAGAATCTCAGATTCCAACTGGCACAAGTCCTTTGATGAATGCAACTTCTCCGGATCGAATCACGGAAGCCGGGTCGGGCGTGGTGTCGCCGGATCGGCCTCAAATATCAAACTTCACAGtaaaaacaaataacaaggatAATAACTTGGAGAAGGAAGAAACTAAAGAGTCAAAATCATTTCACATGAAAAATGCAATTTCTAAAAGACTATCTTTTAACGTGAGTTTAAAGTTACCAAAGAGTTTGTCTGTAGCAAAAAATTATGATGGCAATGACAATGGAAAGAAAACAGATGATCTAAAAAAAGATGATGCTGTTTGGATGAAAACAATTATATTAGGAGAAAAATGTAATccggatgaagaagaagaagaaatcataTATGAAGAAGGAAAAGGGAGAAGAATGTCATTCTCAGCATATCACCCTAGAATGTCACTCTCAAATTGACAATAATACCCTTTCTCACCaataatattaacatatatatagaaagagaaaAGCTTATCCcttggaaaagaaaagaatttgATTCTCCCAAAATCAGAGAAATGTTAacctcatcaccatcatcatcctcatcctcttgCTTCTCACTGAACACCACCCCAATCCTCCGTCACCACCACCATCATACCCTCACACTCTCTCTTCCCCCTTCACCTGTCACTCTCACCCTCCACCACCGCATAACTCCCTCCTTCCTCCGCCCATCCCCGTTTCCGCCGGCGCCGGCGCCGGCAAACCTCCTCGTGCCGCATGCTAAGCCCCCTACGGCCGACAAGTCCGGCGAGCAGAAGTGGGTCCACGAGGGCCTCATCACCGAGTCCCTCCCCAACGGCATGTTCCGCGTTCGTCTCGACAACCAGGACCTCATTCTCGGATATGTTTCTGGGAAAATCCGAAAGAATTTCGTCAGAATATTGCCCGGGGATCGCGTCAAGGTTGAGGTCAGTCGCTATGATTCTTCCAAGGGACGTATTGTTTATAGGCTTCGTAGTAGTAGTTCGTCTTAGTATTAACATGGACATCAACTGTTTGTGAAAATGTCTCAATGCACCCCAAATTGGGTTCTTAGCTTTTTGTGTGATTTCGTAAGATAAGGATGGATTTGTTATTGTTTATCTGATTTATGCTGAATTAGAAAGAATATACTTTGAGCATATGGTTGTTGTATAAATAGTGATTCATCTTTGATTTGGTTCCATATATTTTAGTTTTTGTTAAAATAGTGTTGTAGTTTTTGAAACACCCGCACATGGCATTATGGTAGTTTAAGGTAGTACTTCTTAACATAGATGTTTGATTGAAACCTGAATTTTTGGCAACTAGAAAATTGTATGTGGCTCCATTTTTGTC
This window contains:
- the LOC112697655 gene encoding translation initiation factor IF-1, chloroplastic; the protein is MLTSSPSSSSSSCFSLNTTPILRHHHHHTLTLSLPPSPVTLTLHHRITPSFLRPSPFPPAPAPANLLVPHAKPPTADKSGEQKWVHEGLITESLPNGMFRVRLDNQDLILGYVSGKIRKNFVRILPGDRVKVEVSRYDSSKGRIVYRLRSSSSS